The following are encoded in a window of Paenibacillaceae bacterium GAS479 genomic DNA:
- a CDS encoding two-component system, sensor histidine kinase YesM, producing MKRLIAAALSRLRQRLRYSRFSSIQSIVAWSFSIMIVLTIGTVALLLHEKFSASAERSAFTSSGQIVAQASYNLEDYVRGLSNFYRAIEKNMLAGGQWDGIEVDKQLDTLMVSRDDIVSIALFSEDGALLKNRPAAELRSSANPTAQGWFQAAVRVPNHLAFSLPHIENLYKGNYKWVVSMSKRVTVIRDGQPQEVILLVDINFKQIDVLSSRISLARRGYVYIIDEGAGNIVYHPQQQLMYMGLKRESIERALVADDSYIEELDGERRLVTVQSVGNIGWKIVGVSYMDELMTTREEVNAYLIRVVAVALIIVLLVGFLLARSIIHPLKRVEKMMRSVERGQFDAELPVGGPLEVERLSRRFNLMIHKIRQLMEQIVVEQESKRKHELEALQAQINPHFLYNTLNTVVRMAGMSRGEEVVTMITSLSKLFRISLSKGRTLISVRDELEHAHHYLTIQQMRFGRKFTFSITATEEAEQCLTLKLVLQPLLENAIEHGLEYSVDEGSITLDAAVEGDMLVLRVEDNGAGMTPEKAATLLHGPSIESGVRELSRTGKGSGVALRNIHDRIRLYYGAGYGLEFQSELEEGTTVWLRIPAQQQDEGDKS from the coding sequence GTGAAGCGGCTGATCGCCGCAGCTTTGAGTCGCTTGAGGCAAAGGCTTCGTTATTCGCGTTTCAGCAGTATCCAGTCTATCGTTGCCTGGTCGTTCTCGATCATGATCGTTCTGACGATTGGGACGGTGGCCTTGCTGCTTCACGAAAAGTTTTCAGCCTCGGCAGAGCGGAGTGCATTTACCTCCTCCGGTCAAATTGTCGCTCAGGCAAGTTACAATCTGGAGGATTATGTGCGCGGATTGTCCAATTTTTATCGGGCCATTGAGAAAAATATGCTCGCTGGGGGACAGTGGGACGGGATTGAAGTGGATAAGCAGCTCGATACGCTGATGGTCAGCCGAGATGACATTGTATCCATTGCTTTGTTCAGTGAAGACGGAGCTCTGCTCAAGAACAGGCCAGCAGCAGAGCTTCGCTCAAGCGCGAATCCTACCGCTCAGGGTTGGTTTCAAGCGGCGGTGCGCGTTCCGAATCACCTTGCTTTTTCCTTGCCTCATATCGAGAATCTATATAAAGGCAACTACAAATGGGTCGTCAGCATGAGCAAGCGAGTGACGGTTATCCGAGACGGACAGCCGCAGGAGGTCATTCTGCTCGTTGACATAAACTTCAAGCAGATTGATGTGCTAAGCAGTCGAATCAGTCTTGCGCGCCGAGGATATGTCTATATCATCGACGAGGGAGCTGGGAATATCGTGTATCACCCGCAGCAGCAGCTGATGTATATGGGGCTTAAGCGGGAGAGCATTGAGCGCGCGCTCGTCGCGGACGACAGCTATATCGAGGAGCTGGACGGCGAGCGAAGGCTCGTCACCGTACAATCCGTAGGCAACATTGGCTGGAAAATCGTTGGCGTCAGCTATATGGACGAGCTGATGACGACGCGCGAGGAAGTGAACGCTTATCTGATTCGCGTCGTTGCGGTTGCATTAATTATTGTGCTGCTTGTTGGTTTTCTCCTCGCCCGGTCGATCATCCATCCGCTCAAGCGGGTCGAGAAAATGATGCGCTCTGTAGAGAGAGGGCAGTTCGACGCAGAGCTGCCTGTAGGCGGGCCGCTGGAGGTCGAGCGCTTATCGCGGCGATTTAATCTCATGATTCATAAAATTCGACAGCTGATGGAGCAGATCGTCGTTGAGCAGGAGTCGAAGCGCAAGCATGAGCTGGAGGCACTACAGGCTCAGATCAATCCCCATTTCCTTTACAACACACTGAACACGGTTGTGCGTATGGCTGGCATGAGCCGGGGCGAGGAGGTGGTCACGATGATCACTTCATTGTCCAAGTTGTTTCGCATCAGTCTCAGCAAGGGCAGAACGCTTATTTCCGTACGCGATGAACTGGAACATGCGCATCATTATTTGACGATTCAGCAAATGCGCTTCGGGCGGAAATTTACGTTCAGCATTACGGCTACAGAAGAGGCGGAGCAATGCCTAACTCTCAAGCTCGTACTGCAGCCTTTGTTGGAAAATGCAATCGAACACGGCTTAGAATATTCCGTCGACGAAGGGAGTATAACGTTGGATGCTGCAGTCGAGGGCGACATGCTCGTGCTTCGTGTGGAGGATAACGGTGCTGGTATGACGCCGGAGAAAGCGGCGACTTTGCTGCACGGCCCTTCAATTGAAAGCGGTGTGCGAGAGCTGTCGCGAACGGGCAAAGGTTCCGGGGTTGCGCTACGCAACATTCATGACCGGATCCGTCTATATTACGGTGCCGGTTACGGCCTGGAATTCCAAAGCGAGTTGGAGGAAGGAACAACCGTTTGGTTGCGGATTCCAGCGCAGCAGCAAGATGAGGGGGACAAGTCATGA
- a CDS encoding two-component system, response regulator YesN — MYRVLLADDEADVREGLLTEIDWEACGFSVAGTAENGLEALELADRLQPDVVLTDIRMPFIDGLELVKRLQTELPLARTVILTGYDEFDYARQAVSLSVDEYLLKPFTATSLTELLLGLKEKMDLERAEREDAHKLREHYRLSQPQLQTQFLSSLLYRQYDEGVIRSRAGQNGLNLTGGGCSVSIIRLDSPEGESAMAAEQPEGTLASSGSLSRSSDMELKLFAVLNVAEEIWASREDRLAFLHQDSIVLMDFSLGDAGWRERCQATLEHLARSVGFYLRMDVMIGTGLPKDSLSGIKEAYEEALLALDYRIVPGMDRLIFLQDLERRNSAPLRFDELREQALSRCLKVGTMEELSDLLASIFGEIGEGHTYSNIQLYLMEVLTSVCRTAQSAGVELEQLLGSGASPYAELARQSGLPEAERWLKELCLALTGHIAGTRQHAYKDLVEEALRFTRSRLHDPDLSIATLCSHLHISAGYFCGLFKREVKLTFLQYVMQLRMELAQELLRTTELKAFEIAERIGFSEPNYFSFCFKKHMGVTPKEYRSKSKETEAGAQP, encoded by the coding sequence ATGTATCGCGTGCTGCTGGCCGATGATGAGGCTGACGTAAGAGAGGGGCTACTGACAGAAATCGACTGGGAAGCTTGCGGTTTCTCGGTGGCTGGCACGGCGGAAAACGGGCTTGAAGCTCTGGAGCTGGCCGATCGATTGCAGCCGGATGTTGTATTGACCGATATCCGCATGCCGTTTATAGACGGATTGGAGCTGGTGAAAAGGCTGCAAACGGAGCTGCCACTCGCTCGCACCGTTATTTTGACGGGATATGACGAATTTGACTATGCGCGCCAGGCGGTGTCGCTTAGCGTTGATGAATATTTGCTAAAGCCGTTCACGGCGACAAGCTTGACGGAACTGCTGCTTGGCTTGAAGGAGAAGATGGACCTTGAGCGTGCGGAGCGCGAGGATGCACATAAGCTTAGGGAGCATTATCGCCTCAGTCAGCCGCAGCTTCAAACCCAGTTTCTCAGCTCGCTTCTGTACCGCCAGTACGATGAGGGGGTAATCCGCAGCCGTGCAGGGCAGAACGGCCTGAATCTGACCGGTGGAGGCTGCTCGGTTTCGATCATCCGGCTTGATTCGCCGGAGGGAGAATCGGCAATGGCGGCGGAGCAGCCGGAAGGGACGCTCGCCTCCAGCGGTTCGCTGTCCCGTTCCTCGGATATGGAGCTGAAGCTGTTCGCCGTTCTTAATGTGGCGGAGGAGATCTGGGCTTCCCGCGAGGATCGGCTTGCTTTTCTTCATCAGGACAGCATCGTACTGATGGACTTTAGCTTAGGCGATGCAGGATGGCGCGAGCGCTGCCAGGCGACGCTAGAACATTTGGCGCGGAGTGTTGGCTTTTATTTGCGCATGGACGTTATGATCGGGACAGGCCTGCCTAAGGACAGCCTATCCGGCATCAAGGAAGCCTATGAGGAAGCGTTGCTTGCTTTGGATTACCGTATCGTACCCGGAATGGATCGGCTTATTTTCCTGCAGGATCTGGAACGGCGTAATTCCGCGCCGCTGCGTTTTGACGAGCTGAGGGAGCAGGCGCTGTCGCGCTGCCTTAAAGTAGGGACGATGGAGGAATTGTCTGACCTGCTGGCGTCGATTTTCGGGGAAATCGGCGAGGGGCATACGTATAGCAACATTCAGCTCTATTTAATGGAGGTGCTGACCTCCGTCTGCCGGACGGCTCAGTCGGCCGGTGTCGAGCTGGAGCAGCTGCTTGGTTCGGGCGCGAGTCCCTATGCGGAGCTGGCTCGGCAAAGCGGACTTCCTGAGGCGGAGCGCTGGTTGAAAGAGCTGTGCCTTGCACTCACGGGACATATCGCTGGAACGAGGCAGCATGCTTACAAAGATTTGGTAGAGGAAGCGCTTCGCTTCACGCGATCCCGCCTCCATGATCCAGATCTGTCCATTGCGACATTATGCTCCCATCTGCATATAAGCGCTGGTTATTTTTGCGGCCTGTTCAAGCGCGAGGTCAAGTTAACCTTTCTCCAATATGTGATGCAGCTGCGCATGGAGCTGGCTCAAGAGCTTTTGCGTACGACCGAGCTGAAGGCGTTTGAAATTGCCGAGCGGATCGGATTTTCTGAGCCGAACTATTTCAGCTTCTGTTTCAAGAAACATATGGGAGTCACGCCCAAGGAATACCGCAGCAAATCGAAGGAAACGGAAGCAGGGGCTCAGCCGTGA
- a CDS encoding BclB C-terminal domain-containing protein, which translates to MSDMHNENAKLHSYKPHTEDHCRPCPKPPKKNCLIIFTPDQADLFQDLLDGLIASIQISFVPPMGPLPSVLRVLQNLFKEMRLSLREQAALFAATELNITAYEQSDRWSDALIAATSQTLTELYAFSLLACVSSDVKDGWVIRIRMAETNLAGVSGAVPPEISGTVLTFDGGNVETSLSLSTTTGLPTNGAIPIINFTSGSIPVTTTNAGQVVSIELANNVGGNNFAFSMPRQGTLTTLSVSFFPENTTISGGSITVQVQLCRALPDSNLNIPLVAIPGTVASLVPALSGSTKFIGCAVSLDNLNIALNPEDRLALVFTISSSNPKVTPSTLSGTLAGFIAIEPVNAPPTSAGPIIPIASNHTVNLEFGSNGDPLSAGIIGYGFSENQDFVSSGAPINVSSQLVNFTSPLNANGTITQFAAYFSIDGSETTVLEQTTSVYAEIYKYTPATNQISPLPDTFLHVGDFSNTPISIFTPSAHNVKTGLNIAASSGDRFVLVFTVLAAGPLTSGLVIGWASGGISIGPSSS; encoded by the coding sequence ATGAGCGATATGCATAATGAAAACGCCAAGCTGCATTCTTACAAACCCCACACAGAAGATCACTGCAGACCTTGTCCAAAACCACCGAAAAAAAATTGCCTTATTATCTTCACGCCCGATCAAGCCGACCTATTCCAGGATCTGCTGGACGGCCTAATCGCTTCCATACAAATCTCTTTCGTCCCGCCAATGGGACCATTGCCCAGCGTGCTCAGGGTTTTGCAAAATTTGTTCAAGGAGATGCGGCTGTCTCTGCGGGAACAAGCCGCTCTGTTTGCTGCTACAGAACTGAATATTACTGCTTATGAGCAATCCGACCGATGGTCAGACGCCCTTATAGCCGCTACGAGTCAAACATTGACGGAGCTTTATGCCTTCAGCCTGCTCGCCTGCGTATCCAGCGACGTCAAGGACGGATGGGTGATCCGCATCAGGATGGCCGAAACCAATCTGGCCGGAGTATCGGGCGCCGTTCCTCCGGAAATCTCAGGGACGGTTCTGACCTTTGATGGCGGCAATGTTGAGACCTCCCTCAGCTTAAGCACCACAACCGGTTTACCCACTAATGGAGCAATTCCAATTATCAATTTCACATCGGGAAGCATACCTGTAACGACGACTAACGCCGGGCAAGTCGTATCAATCGAGCTTGCCAACAACGTCGGAGGGAATAACTTTGCCTTCTCCATGCCCCGACAAGGTACACTTACCACACTATCAGTAAGCTTCTTCCCAGAGAACACTACAATTTCAGGCGGGTCGATTACGGTTCAGGTTCAGCTATGCCGAGCTCTCCCCGACTCTAATCTTAATATCCCTCTTGTTGCAATCCCGGGGACTGTTGCATCTTTAGTTCCCGCCTTATCCGGCAGTACAAAGTTCATTGGATGCGCAGTCAGCCTGGATAATCTGAACATTGCCTTAAATCCTGAAGACCGCCTTGCGCTCGTGTTTACGATCTCCTCCTCCAATCCAAAGGTGACTCCTTCCACCTTATCCGGTACGTTAGCCGGATTCATTGCCATTGAACCGGTTAATGCGCCGCCCACTTCCGCGGGGCCAATTATTCCAATCGCCAGCAATCATACGGTTAATTTGGAATTCGGATCTAATGGTGATCCACTTAGCGCAGGGATTATTGGCTACGGATTTAGCGAAAACCAGGACTTTGTCTCGTCTGGAGCTCCGATTAATGTAAGCTCGCAGCTGGTCAATTTTACATCGCCCCTGAATGCAAATGGAACCATTACGCAGTTTGCCGCTTATTTCAGCATTGATGGTAGCGAAACCACGGTACTGGAACAGACCACTTCGGTTTATGCCGAAATATATAAGTATACACCGGCAACGAATCAAATCAGCCCCTTGCCTGACACCTTTCTCCATGTAGGTGATTTCTCGAATACACCCATTAGTATATTTACTCCTTCCGCTCATAACGTAAAAACCGGGCTTAATATTGCGGCCAGTTCCGGGGATCGATTTGTGTTGGTGTTTACCGTATTAGCCGCTGGACCATTGACAAGTGGCCTTGTGATCGGCTGGGCAAGCGGTGGCATATCGATTGGACCGAGTTCATCTTAA
- a CDS encoding BclB C-terminal domain-containing protein — MNEEFDQKAKLHSYKPHTEDHCRPCPKPPKKNCLIIFTPDQADLFQDLLDGLIASIQISFIPPMGPLPSVLRVLQNLFKEMRLSLREQAALFAATELNITAYEQSDRWSDALIAATSQTLTELYAFSLLACVSSDVKDGWVIRIRMAETNLAGVSGAVPPAISGTVLTFDGGNVETSLSLSTTTGLPINGAIPIINFTSGSIPVTTTNAGQVVSIELANNVGGNNFAFSMPRQGTLTTLSVSFFPENTTISGGSITVQVQLCRALPGSPLYTPLVAIPGTVASLVPALSGSTKFIGCAVSLDNLNIALSPEDRLALVFTISSSNPKVTPSTLSGTLAGFITIEPVNAPPTSAGPIIPIASNHAVNLEFGSNGNALSAGIIGYGFSENQDFVSFGAPISVSSQLVNFTSPLNANGTITEFAAYFSINVTNTSALAQPITVDAEIYKYSPATNQVSPLPDTFLHVGDFLETTITQTTPPVHSVKTGLNIAVSSGDRFVLVFTVLSAGPVPSGLVSGWASGGISIGLSSS, encoded by the coding sequence ATGAACGAAGAATTTGACCAAAAAGCCAAGTTGCATTCTTACAAGCCCCACACGGAAGATCACTGCAGACCTTGTCCAAAACCACCGAAAAAAAATTGCCTTATTATCTTCACGCCCGATCAAGCCGACCTATTCCAGGATCTGCTGGACGGTCTAATCGCTTCTATACAAATCTCTTTCATCCCTCCAATGGGACCATTGCCCAGCGTGCTCAGGGTTTTGCAAAATTTGTTCAAGGAGATGCGGCTGTCACTGCGGGAACAAGCCGCTCTGTTTGCTGCTACAGAACTGAATATTACCGCTTATGAGCAATCCGACCGGTGGTCAGACGCCCTTATAGCCGCTACGAGTCAAACATTGACAGAGCTTTATGCCTTCAGCCTGCTCGCCTGCGTATCCAGCGACGTCAAGGACGGATGGGTGATCCGCATCAGGATGGCCGAAACCAATCTGGCCGGAGTATCGGGCGCCGTTCCCCCGGCAATCTCAGGGACGGTTCTGACCTTTGATGGCGGCAATGTCGAGACCTCCCTCAGCTTAAGCACCACAACCGGTTTACCCATTAACGGAGCAATTCCAATTATCAATTTCACATCGGGAAGCATACCTGTAACGACGACTAACGCCGGGCAAGTCGTATCAATCGAGCTTGCCAACAACGTCGGAGGGAATAACTTTGCCTTCTCCATGCCCCGACAAGGTACACTTACCACACTATCAGTAAGCTTCTTCCCAGAGAACACCACAATTTCAGGCGGGTCGATTACGGTTCAGGTTCAGCTATGCCGAGCTCTCCCGGGTTCTCCTCTTTATACCCCTCTTGTTGCAATCCCGGGGACCGTTGCATCTTTAGTTCCGGCCTTATCCGGCAGTACAAAGTTCATTGGATGCGCAGTCAGCCTGGATAATCTGAACATTGCCTTAAGTCCTGAAGACCGCCTTGCGCTCGTGTTTACGATCTCCTCCTCGAATCCAAAGGTGACTCCCTCCACCTTATCCGGTACGTTAGCCGGATTCATAACCATTGAGCCGGTTAATGCGCCGCCCACTTCCGCGGGGCCAATTATTCCAATCGCCAGCAACCATGCCGTTAATTTGGAATTCGGTTCTAATGGTAATGCACTTAGCGCAGGGATTATTGGCTACGGATTTAGCGAAAACCAGGACTTTGTCTCGTTTGGAGCACCGATTAGTGTAAGCTCGCAGCTGGTCAATTTTACATCGCCTCTGAATGCAAATGGAACTATTACGGAGTTTGCCGCTTATTTCAGCATTAATGTTACCAACACCTCGGCTCTGGCACAGCCCATTACGGTTGATGCAGAAATATATAAATATTCACCTGCGACGAATCAGGTCAGCCCCTTGCCTGACACCTTTCTCCATGTAGGAGATTTCCTGGAGACAACCATTACGCAAACTACTCCTCCCGTTCATAGCGTAAAAACCGGGCTCAATATTGCAGTCAGTTCCGGGGATCGATTTGTGCTGGTGTTTACCGTACTAAGCGCCGGACCGGTACCAAGTGGCCTTGTGAGTGGTTGGGCAAGCGGAGGCATATCCATTGGACTTAGTTCATCTTAA
- a CDS encoding BclB C-terminal domain-containing protein — protein sequence MNSGKNGIILFTPLQEQIFSGLLTDLIASIQPGFTPPAGPLPNVFKIMQNLFKSMRLGLHDQAALFAATELPITAYEQSDGWTPALIASTQTALTELYAFSLLGCVSSPVKDGWVRQIRTAETNLSGISGGVPPVISGTVISLDGGKVETALSFSPTTSLPTEGAIPVTGFTSKSIPVSTNDIGQNVSIVLADQFGGNNFAFSMPRSGTLTTITASFSPNDLTITGTFIVALAQLCRALPSASPYSPFTAIPGTLVQLNPGLAGDISGITFQGSLNNLNIALNPEDRLVLVFTLIASIDSNPNVTTIQGTLGGTLTIEPVDAPPSSVGPIIPIASNQPVNLDFSAEGSGTSAGIIGFGYSENQNFFSFGLPINVSSQLASFTSPLAGDGIITAFAAYFGIDVSQTSSLEQPITVYAEIYKYSPSNNLVSPMPDTLLHVGDFLQTTITEATPGVHGLLTGLNLSVNEGDRLVLVFTVLSAGTPAGGLVRGWASGGISIGPSSS from the coding sequence TTGAATAGCGGAAAAAACGGCATCATTCTCTTCACTCCTCTGCAGGAGCAAATATTTTCCGGCTTATTGACTGATCTAATCGCTTCTATTCAACCCGGCTTTACTCCGCCTGCAGGACCGCTGCCAAATGTGTTTAAAATTATGCAAAATCTGTTCAAAAGCATGCGTCTTGGGCTCCATGATCAAGCTGCCCTGTTTGCCGCTACCGAACTTCCCATCACCGCTTACGAGCAGTCGGACGGCTGGACACCTGCGCTAATAGCCTCAACTCAAACGGCATTGACCGAGTTGTACGCTTTCAGCCTTCTAGGTTGCGTGTCTAGCCCTGTCAAAGATGGGTGGGTGAGGCAAATCAGGACTGCCGAAACCAATCTGTCCGGAATTTCCGGCGGTGTTCCACCCGTCATATCCGGTACGGTCATCTCCCTTGATGGCGGGAAAGTTGAAACGGCACTAAGCTTCAGCCCCACAACTTCCTTGCCGACTGAAGGCGCGATTCCAGTGACCGGCTTTACGTCCAAAAGCATTCCCGTTTCAACAAATGATATTGGACAGAACGTTTCCATCGTGCTGGCCGATCAATTCGGCGGGAACAACTTTGCTTTTTCTATGCCAAGGTCGGGTACGCTTACCACGATAACCGCTAGCTTTTCACCGAATGACCTAACCATCACAGGCACATTTATCGTCGCTCTTGCACAGCTATGCCGAGCTCTTCCAAGCGCTTCTCCTTACAGCCCGTTTACCGCTATTCCAGGAACTCTGGTCCAGCTAAATCCAGGTTTAGCCGGGGATATATCCGGGATTACTTTTCAAGGCAGCTTGAACAACCTTAATATCGCTCTGAATCCGGAAGATCGGCTTGTCCTTGTATTTACCCTAATCGCAAGCATCGACTCCAATCCGAATGTGACGACAATTCAAGGCACATTAGGCGGGACGCTTACAATTGAACCGGTCGATGCGCCGCCCTCTTCAGTAGGGCCGATTATCCCGATTGCCAGCAATCAGCCGGTTAATCTAGATTTCAGCGCAGAAGGTTCTGGCACGAGCGCGGGAATTATTGGCTTCGGATATAGCGAAAACCAGAACTTTTTCTCCTTCGGTCTTCCAATCAATGTGAGCTCACAACTAGCCAGCTTTACATCGCCGCTGGCTGGAGATGGAATCATTACAGCCTTTGCCGCTTATTTCGGCATTGATGTAAGCCAAACCTCATCGCTAGAGCAGCCTATTACGGTTTATGCCGAGATTTATAAGTATTCACCTTCAAACAATCTGGTCAGTCCTATGCCCGATACACTTTTGCATGTGGGAGATTTTTTGCAGACAACCATCACAGAGGCTACTCCGGGCGTTCATGGCTTACTAACAGGACTTAACCTATCCGTTAACGAAGGGGATCGCCTAGTGCTTGTGTTCACCGTTTTAAGCGCCGGAACGCCAGCCGGAGGTTTGGTGCGGGGTTGGGCGAGCGGCGGTATATCGATAGGCCCTAGTTCCTCTTGA